One genomic segment of uncultured Desulfobacter sp. includes these proteins:
- a CDS encoding zinc-dependent dehydrogenase: MKAAVVYGKNDIRIEEYPTPTANAGEIIVKIKVSGICATDIKTLLGQGLPKDLPTILGHEVVGEVFEIGEGVTAYQPGDRVAVYPIAVCGDCYYCRQGRHNLCEHEFGLAHGIEGGFAEYVRLPKEIVNIGGVLKIPDEVPFDKAVLSEPLSCAMASLSTCKVGPGHVVLILGAGPMGLMHLKLAKWMGAVVIVVDLLDDRLAIAKDMGADHCINPTTVNHIEEVKKLTDNHGAQAVIASLGIPSVIEENLQLTRKGGTFNIFGGPPAGHQISVDPRWLHYCEITLTGTFAASPKDFEKSLELIINNEITVDDLVTDRFTLDTFLEAVERAKNQQMIRGIVEF; this comes from the coding sequence GTGAAAGCAGCAGTTGTTTATGGAAAAAATGATATTCGCATTGAAGAATATCCGACACCAACGGCAAATGCCGGAGAAATTATTGTAAAAATAAAAGTATCAGGCATTTGTGCCACCGACATTAAGACCTTGCTGGGTCAAGGGCTTCCCAAGGACTTGCCCACCATTTTGGGGCATGAGGTGGTGGGGGAGGTCTTTGAAATAGGGGAGGGCGTTACGGCGTATCAACCCGGTGACCGGGTGGCGGTTTATCCCATTGCAGTTTGCGGAGATTGTTATTACTGCCGCCAGGGTCGGCATAATTTATGTGAGCACGAGTTTGGGTTGGCCCATGGTATTGAAGGTGGTTTTGCCGAATACGTGCGCCTTCCTAAAGAGATTGTGAACATTGGCGGAGTTCTAAAAATTCCGGATGAGGTGCCGTTTGATAAAGCTGTTTTATCAGAACCGTTATCATGCGCCATGGCATCCCTGTCGACCTGCAAGGTCGGACCTGGCCACGTTGTTTTGATTCTGGGCGCTGGCCCCATGGGGCTTATGCATCTGAAACTGGCCAAGTGGATGGGTGCTGTTGTTATTGTTGTTGATTTATTGGACGATCGGTTGGCGATTGCTAAAGATATGGGTGCAGACCATTGTATCAATCCAACGACAGTAAATCATATTGAGGAAGTAAAAAAACTAACCGACAACCATGGTGCTCAAGCTGTTATCGCATCCTTGGGCATACCATCGGTGATTGAGGAAAATTTACAGCTTACCAGAAAGGGCGGCACCTTTAATATCTTTGGTGGGCCACCGGCAGGCCATCAAATATCTGTGGATCCAAGATGGCTTCACTACTGCGAGATAACTCTAACGGGGACCTTTGCGGCATCACCCAAAGATTTTGAAAAGAGCCTTGAACTTATCATCAACAATGAAATCACCGTCGATGACCTCGTTACAGACCGGTTCACCCTTGAT